The following are from one region of the Capsicum annuum cultivar UCD-10X-F1 chromosome 1, UCD10Xv1.1, whole genome shotgun sequence genome:
- the LOC107870813 gene encoding protein TORNADO 2: MALSSNVIGCINFVAMLLSIPVIGAGIWLAMEPDNSCVKILQWPVIILGVLILVVALAGFIGGFWRIPALLIFYLIAMLILIILLACLVVFIYMVTIRGSGHMEPSRTYLEYHLEDYSGWLRRRVQSPFKWDRIRSCLSSTSMCAQLNQSYKMAQDFFNAPLTPLQSGCCKPPTQCGYTFVNPTYWISPINNAADMDCLNWNNDQTQLCYSCDSCKAGLLANLKKEWRRADIILLITLVGLIWVYLIGCCAFRNAKTEEIFRKYKQGYADT; encoded by the exons atggCATTAAGTAGTAATGTCATAGGGTGCATTAACTTTGTAGCCATGCTTCTTTCAATTCCAGTAATTGGTGCTGGAATTTGGCTAGCAATGGAACCTGACAATTCTTGTGTCAAGATTCTACAATGGCCAGTTATTATATTGGGTGTTCTCATTTTGGTTGTAGCACTTGCTGGTTTTATCGGTGGATTTTGGAGGATTCCAGCACTATTAATTTTCTACCTCATTGCTATGCTTATTCTAATAATTTTGCTAGCATGTTTggtagtatttatttatatggttACTATTAGAGGTTCTGGTCATATGGAACCAAGTAGGACATATTTGGAATATCATCTTGAGGATTATTCTGGTTGGCTTAGAAGAAGAGTTCAAAGTCCATTCAAGTGGGATAGAATTAGAAGTTGTCTTAGCTCTACATCAATGTGTGCTCAATTGAATCAGAGTTATAAGATGGCTCAAGATTTCTTTAATGCCCCTTTAACCCCTTTGCAg tcaGGGTGTTGTAAGCCGCCAACACAATGTGGGTACACATTTGTGAACCCAACATATTGGATTAGTCCAATTAACAATGCAGCAGACATGGATTGCCTTAATTGGAACAATGACCAAACACAACTTTGCTACTCTTGTGATTCTTGCAAAGCTGGATTATTGGCTAATTTAAAGAAAGAATGGAGAAGGGCTGATATTATTCTGCTTATAACtcttgttggtttgatttgggttTATTTGATTGGGTGTTGtgcttttagaaatgctaaaacTGAAGAAATATTCCGCAAGTACAAGCAAGGTTATGCTGATACTTGA